From Medicago truncatula cultivar Jemalong A17 chromosome 7, MtrunA17r5.0-ANR, whole genome shotgun sequence, a single genomic window includes:
- the LOC11442542 gene encoding uncharacterized protein isoform X1: MNPAAERRAIAARSGQKQQSATQCFNAERLEKADEAGAIAGLRMKRALLTTLYIVCCASKFAMSKASGRLVPLDKYERVGPDFFGYYSSEVVNLLSQDEDVLPVSTQLSELPHNKCGEGGKNLVNHSYNFTGPLYSDGVGAGLSDFEKDRLKSLLRQSAFTLSSEVAEVADPVFAMFNLQSGIRSKTHSLSLTTMTSDDVLQIPCKKQKVSSQSPSARSGLLAETSDANPQSSMEVRNDIQFLLQNDSVEVEEMMKKYSEELTGTLGYMEQRLELLLDAVMSKCRSMTLVEKQELQKLIQKLPAGNLDRVVEIICRSRPIEEQNCDKIFVDLEKEDNATLWRLYYYVEAVEKAKSLAARSKA; encoded by the exons ATGAATCcag CGGCGGAACGCCGCGCGATCGCGGCGCGGAGCGGCCAAAAACAACAAAGCGCGACACAGTGCTTCAACGCGGAGCGTTTGGAGAAAGCGGATGAAGCGGGCGCAATTGCGGGCTTGCGAATGAAGCGGGCGCTTTTGACAACCCTGT ATATTGTTTGTTGTGCTTCAAAATTTGCCATGTCAAAAGCCTCTGGGAGATTGGTTCCTTTGGATAAATATGAAAGAGTTGGGCCAGATTTCTTTGGCTATTATTCGTCTGAAGTAGTAAATCTATTATCACAAGATGAGGATGTTTTGCCAGTTTCTACCCAATTATCTGAGCTACCACATAATAAATGTGGTGAGGGAGGAAAGAATCTTGTTAATCACAGTTATAATTTTACCGGTCCATTGTATAGTGATGGTGTTGGAGCTGGGCTATCGGACTTCGAAAAGGACAGATTAAAATCACTGCTCAGACAGAGTGCATTTACTCTTTCATCAGAAGTTGCTGAG GTGGCGGACCCTGTTTTCGCTATGTTCAATTTGCAATCTGGGATAAGAAGCAAAACACATTCGTTGAGTCTTACAACTATGACGTCTGATGATGTACTGCAAATTCCATGTAAAAAGCAAAAGGTGTCTTCACAATCTCCTTCAGCAAGGTCTGGCCTTCTTGCAGAAACTAGTGATGCCAATCCCCAAAGCAGTATGGAg gTGAGGAATGATATTCAGTTCCTTTTGCAGAATGATAGTGTGGAGGTCGAGGAGATGATGAAGAAATATTCTGAAGAACTCACTGGAACA CTAGGGTATATGGAACAGCGACTTGAGTTGCTTCTTGATGCAGTGATGTCAAAGTGCAG GTCAATGACTCTTGTTGAGAAACAAGAGCTACAGAAATTAATTCAGAAGCTACCTGCTGGAAATCTTGACCGTGTGGTGGAGATAATCTGTCGAAGTAGGCCAATAGAAGAACAAAATTGTGacaaaatatttgttgatttgGAAAAAGAG GATAATGCTACACTCTGGAGACTCTATTACTATGTCGAAGCTGTTGAGAAAGCCAAAAGTCTTGCTGCTAGGAGTAAGGCTTAG
- the LOC11442542 gene encoding uncharacterized protein isoform X2: MNPAAERRAIAARSGQKQQSATQCFNAERLEKADEAGAIAGLRMKRALLTTLYIVCCASKFAMSKASGRLVPLDKYERVGPDFFGYYSSEVVNLLSQDEDVLPVSTQLSELPHNKCGEGGKNLVNHSYNFTGPLYSDGVGAGLSDFEKDRLKSLLRQSAFTLSSEVAEVADPVFAMFNLQSGIRSKTHSLSLTTMTSDDVLQIPCKKQKVSSQSPSARSGLLAETSDANPQSSMENDSVEVEEMMKKYSEELTGTLGYMEQRLELLLDAVMSKCRSMTLVEKQELQKLIQKLPAGNLDRVVEIICRSRPIEEQNCDKIFVDLEKEDNATLWRLYYYVEAVEKAKSLAARSKA; encoded by the exons ATGAATCcag CGGCGGAACGCCGCGCGATCGCGGCGCGGAGCGGCCAAAAACAACAAAGCGCGACACAGTGCTTCAACGCGGAGCGTTTGGAGAAAGCGGATGAAGCGGGCGCAATTGCGGGCTTGCGAATGAAGCGGGCGCTTTTGACAACCCTGT ATATTGTTTGTTGTGCTTCAAAATTTGCCATGTCAAAAGCCTCTGGGAGATTGGTTCCTTTGGATAAATATGAAAGAGTTGGGCCAGATTTCTTTGGCTATTATTCGTCTGAAGTAGTAAATCTATTATCACAAGATGAGGATGTTTTGCCAGTTTCTACCCAATTATCTGAGCTACCACATAATAAATGTGGTGAGGGAGGAAAGAATCTTGTTAATCACAGTTATAATTTTACCGGTCCATTGTATAGTGATGGTGTTGGAGCTGGGCTATCGGACTTCGAAAAGGACAGATTAAAATCACTGCTCAGACAGAGTGCATTTACTCTTTCATCAGAAGTTGCTGAG GTGGCGGACCCTGTTTTCGCTATGTTCAATTTGCAATCTGGGATAAGAAGCAAAACACATTCGTTGAGTCTTACAACTATGACGTCTGATGATGTACTGCAAATTCCATGTAAAAAGCAAAAGGTGTCTTCACAATCTCCTTCAGCAAGGTCTGGCCTTCTTGCAGAAACTAGTGATGCCAATCCCCAAAGCAGTATGGAg AATGATAGTGTGGAGGTCGAGGAGATGATGAAGAAATATTCTGAAGAACTCACTGGAACA CTAGGGTATATGGAACAGCGACTTGAGTTGCTTCTTGATGCAGTGATGTCAAAGTGCAG GTCAATGACTCTTGTTGAGAAACAAGAGCTACAGAAATTAATTCAGAAGCTACCTGCTGGAAATCTTGACCGTGTGGTGGAGATAATCTGTCGAAGTAGGCCAATAGAAGAACAAAATTGTGacaaaatatttgttgatttgGAAAAAGAG GATAATGCTACACTCTGGAGACTCTATTACTATGTCGAAGCTGTTGAGAAAGCCAAAAGTCTTGCTGCTAGGAGTAAGGCTTAG
- the LOC11442542 gene encoding uncharacterized protein isoform X3, whose product MNPDIVCCASKFAMSKASGRLVPLDKYERVGPDFFGYYSSEVVNLLSQDEDVLPVSTQLSELPHNKCGEGGKNLVNHSYNFTGPLYSDGVGAGLSDFEKDRLKSLLRQSAFTLSSEVAEVADPVFAMFNLQSGIRSKTHSLSLTTMTSDDVLQIPCKKQKVSSQSPSARSGLLAETSDANPQSSMEVRNDIQFLLQNDSVEVEEMMKKYSEELTGTLGYMEQRLELLLDAVMSKCRSMTLVEKQELQKLIQKLPAGNLDRVVEIICRSRPIEEQNCDKIFVDLEKEDNATLWRLYYYVEAVEKAKSLAARSKA is encoded by the exons ATGAATCcag ATATTGTTTGTTGTGCTTCAAAATTTGCCATGTCAAAAGCCTCTGGGAGATTGGTTCCTTTGGATAAATATGAAAGAGTTGGGCCAGATTTCTTTGGCTATTATTCGTCTGAAGTAGTAAATCTATTATCACAAGATGAGGATGTTTTGCCAGTTTCTACCCAATTATCTGAGCTACCACATAATAAATGTGGTGAGGGAGGAAAGAATCTTGTTAATCACAGTTATAATTTTACCGGTCCATTGTATAGTGATGGTGTTGGAGCTGGGCTATCGGACTTCGAAAAGGACAGATTAAAATCACTGCTCAGACAGAGTGCATTTACTCTTTCATCAGAAGTTGCTGAG GTGGCGGACCCTGTTTTCGCTATGTTCAATTTGCAATCTGGGATAAGAAGCAAAACACATTCGTTGAGTCTTACAACTATGACGTCTGATGATGTACTGCAAATTCCATGTAAAAAGCAAAAGGTGTCTTCACAATCTCCTTCAGCAAGGTCTGGCCTTCTTGCAGAAACTAGTGATGCCAATCCCCAAAGCAGTATGGAg gTGAGGAATGATATTCAGTTCCTTTTGCAGAATGATAGTGTGGAGGTCGAGGAGATGATGAAGAAATATTCTGAAGAACTCACTGGAACA CTAGGGTATATGGAACAGCGACTTGAGTTGCTTCTTGATGCAGTGATGTCAAAGTGCAG GTCAATGACTCTTGTTGAGAAACAAGAGCTACAGAAATTAATTCAGAAGCTACCTGCTGGAAATCTTGACCGTGTGGTGGAGATAATCTGTCGAAGTAGGCCAATAGAAGAACAAAATTGTGacaaaatatttgttgatttgGAAAAAGAG GATAATGCTACACTCTGGAGACTCTATTACTATGTCGAAGCTGTTGAGAAAGCCAAAAGTCTTGCTGCTAGGAGTAAGGCTTAG
- the LOC11435542 gene encoding uncharacterized protein yields the protein MYHIHFSPNPTPTMQTNLHAIYTPHIKTPTKIVCTLNENSQTNQQSSSVGKIKRFVLTQEGRTKLNLIQDKEFYAYPRLVTHVDDGFISTLTNLYRERLRPDMEILDLMSSWVSHLPNDVKYKRVVGHGMNAQELAKNPRLDYFVIKDLNKDQQFEFESCTFDAVLCTVSVQYLQQPEKVFAEVFRLLKPGGVFIVSFSNRMFYEKAISAWREGTTYSRVRLVVQYFQSVEGFTEAEVVRKLPTTIDDKSQPLSWVMKLFGLFSASDPFYAVIAYRNFKPIHDD from the exons aTGTATCATATCCACTTTTCACCCAATCCAACTCCAACAATGCAAACCAATCTACATGCCATCTACACACCTCATATCAAAACTCCAACCAAAATAGTTTGCACATTAAATGAAAACAGCCAAACCAATCAACAATCTTCTTCAGTTGGTAAAATTAAACGTTTTGTTCTTACACAAGAAGGTAGAACCAAATTGAACCTTATCCAAGATAAAGAGTTTTATGCATATCCACGCCTTGTGACTCATGTTGATGATGGATTCATTTCAACACTAACAAATCTTTACAGAGAAAGGTTGAGACCTGACATGGAGATTCTTGATCTCATGAGTTCTTGGGTTAGTCATCTACCAAATGATGTAAAATACAAAAGAGTGGTAGGGCATGGGATGAATGCACAAGAACTTGCAAAGAATCCAAGGTTGGATTACTTTGTCATAAAGGATCTTAACAAAGATCAACAGTTTGAATTTGAAAGTTGCACTTTTGATGCAGTTTTGTGCACTGTTAGTGTGCAGTATCTCCAACAACCAGAGAAG GTATTTGCAGAGGTGTTTAGGTTGCTAAAACCAGGAGGGGTGTTTATAGTAAGTTTTAGCAACAGAATGTTTTATGAGAAAGCCATAAGTGCATGGAGAGAAGGGACTACTTATAGTAGGGTTCGACTTGTGGTTCAGTACTTCCAATCAGTGGAAGGTTTCACAGAGGCAGAGGTGGTTAGAAAACTTCCAACTACCATTGATGACAAGTCACAACCACTTAGCTGGGTCATGAAGCTCTTTGGATTATTTTCAGCGTCAGATCCTTTCTATGCAGTTATTGCTTATAGGAATTTTAAACCAATACACGATGATTAA